A portion of the Acidobacteriaceae bacterium genome contains these proteins:
- a CDS encoding efflux RND transporter permease subunit, protein MWIVRLALRRPYTFVVLSLLLFIAGPVVVLRTPVDIFPNIDIPVVSVIWSYTGFSPEQIANRIVLPYERSLTTTVNDIDHTESQSLNGISVVKIFFRPSVNIAQAVAQVTAISQTALKQYPQGTTPPLVLQYSASSVPILQLGLSGEGLNEQQLNDFGQNFIRTQLATVQGAALAFPYGGKQRQVQVDLDTSKLQAYGLSASDVVNAMSTQNVILPAGDAKMGHFDYEIETNSTPESIAGLNALPIKTVNGSTIYVRDIGNVRDGFPPQTNIVRVDGQRSSLLSVQKTGNSSTLDIIKNVRAQLPSIHAQLPPSLKIQPIADQSVFVRAAISGVVREALIAACLTAAMILLFLGSWRSTIIIAVSIPLSVICSLLALSALGETINIMTLGGLALAVGILVDDATVEIENINRNLEEGKEVEQAILDGAAQIAIPAFVSTIAICIVFVPMFFLTGVARYLFVPLAEAVVFAMLASYFLSRTIVPTMAKYLLKGHEHDAAEKAKTSRNPFTRLQLVFEHYFEKLRSWYHGALNICLENRGIFLFGTVAFWILSIAVLYPWLGQDFFPSTDGGQFKLHIRAHTGTRIEDTAKLCDEIESVIRQNIPAKELGTIIDNIGLPYSGINLSYSNSAPVGTADADISVMLSEDHHPTAEYTHKLRDVLTKKFPGTEFYYLPTDMVSQILNFGLPAQLDIQLIGQNAPANHVLAEQMMQEISSVSGTTDLRIQQPFNLPKWTVNVDRTRAQQVGYSQKDIAGDLLTSLSGSFQTAPSFYLNPQNHVSYNIAVQTPQYFVRNLQQLQNFPISTNGSSTAPQILGNLASIERGAEQGTISHYNARPVIDIYGAVEGTDLASASSKIEKIVTKYQVKAPRGTEIFLRGQVQTMHSSFMGLGLGLLFSIVLVYALIVVNFQSWLDPFIIIAALPGALAGIVWLLFLTGTHISVPALTGSIMCMGVATANSILVVSFAKEQMEMGLSAFEAALSAGFTRFRPVLMTALAMMIGMVPMALGMGDGGEQNAPLGRAVIGGLMLATFGTLTFVPAFFSFMHRHDAPITPSPEAVEGSATA, encoded by the coding sequence ATGTGGATTGTTCGTTTAGCGCTTAGGAGACCGTACACCTTTGTCGTCCTATCGCTTTTGCTCTTTATAGCTGGCCCAGTCGTTGTGCTGCGCACACCGGTAGACATTTTTCCTAATATCGATATCCCGGTTGTATCGGTGATCTGGTCGTACACGGGGTTTTCGCCGGAGCAAATTGCCAACCGTATTGTGCTTCCTTATGAGCGCTCGCTGACGACGACCGTCAACGACATCGACCATACGGAGTCGCAATCACTGAACGGCATCTCCGTCGTGAAGATCTTCTTCCGGCCCAGCGTTAACATCGCTCAAGCCGTGGCACAGGTAACGGCTATCTCGCAGACTGCGCTCAAGCAGTACCCCCAGGGAACAACTCCTCCGCTGGTTCTTCAGTACAGCGCATCAAGCGTGCCCATCCTGCAACTGGGTCTCTCCGGCGAGGGGCTCAACGAGCAGCAGCTGAATGACTTCGGGCAGAACTTCATCCGGACTCAACTTGCAACGGTGCAGGGTGCTGCGCTGGCGTTCCCCTATGGCGGCAAACAGCGTCAGGTGCAGGTCGATCTCGACACGAGCAAGCTGCAAGCCTATGGGCTGTCCGCATCTGACGTCGTGAATGCGATGAGCACGCAGAATGTGATTCTGCCCGCTGGCGATGCGAAGATGGGGCACTTCGACTATGAGATCGAAACCAACAGCACGCCGGAGTCGATTGCCGGGCTGAACGCGTTGCCCATCAAGACGGTGAACGGCTCCACGATCTATGTGCGCGATATTGGCAATGTGCGCGACGGCTTCCCTCCGCAGACGAATATTGTTCGTGTCGATGGACAACGGTCTTCGCTCCTCTCGGTACAGAAGACCGGCAACTCCTCAACGCTGGACATTATCAAGAATGTTCGCGCACAGCTTCCTTCGATTCACGCACAGCTTCCGCCGTCTCTGAAGATTCAGCCAATTGCCGACCAATCCGTTTTTGTGCGGGCAGCGATCAGCGGTGTCGTTCGAGAAGCACTGATTGCAGCGTGCCTGACGGCTGCTATGATTCTGCTCTTCCTCGGAAGCTGGCGATCCACAATCATCATCGCTGTATCCATTCCGCTGTCGGTGATCTGCTCGTTGCTGGCGCTTTCTGCGCTTGGTGAAACGATCAACATCATGACGCTCGGTGGCCTGGCTCTGGCTGTCGGCATCCTGGTGGATGATGCCACAGTCGAAATTGAAAACATTAACCGAAACCTGGAAGAAGGCAAAGAGGTTGAGCAGGCCATCCTCGATGGTGCCGCTCAGATTGCCATTCCGGCATTCGTTTCTACGATCGCAATCTGCATCGTGTTTGTGCCGATGTTCTTCCTTACGGGCGTGGCACGGTACCTCTTTGTGCCTCTTGCAGAGGCTGTCGTTTTCGCCATGCTGGCGTCATACTTCCTTTCGCGAACCATCGTACCAACGATGGCGAAGTATCTGCTGAAAGGTCACGAGCATGATGCAGCGGAGAAAGCGAAGACAAGCCGCAATCCTTTCACACGACTGCAGCTCGTGTTTGAGCACTACTTCGAAAAGCTGCGTAGCTGGTATCACGGTGCGCTCAACATCTGCCTTGAGAACCGTGGCATCTTCCTGTTCGGAACGGTCGCGTTCTGGATTCTGTCCATCGCAGTTCTCTATCCATGGCTCGGACAAGACTTCTTCCCTTCTACAGATGGTGGGCAGTTCAAGCTGCACATACGGGCACACACGGGCACGCGTATTGAAGACACTGCGAAGCTGTGTGATGAGATCGAATCTGTAATCCGCCAGAACATTCCGGCAAAAGAGCTGGGAACGATCATCGACAACATCGGTCTACCCTACTCAGGCATCAACCTGTCGTACTCAAACTCTGCGCCAGTGGGAACGGCCGACGCCGATATCAGTGTCATGCTTTCGGAGGATCATCATCCGACGGCAGAGTACACACACAAACTGCGTGACGTTCTAACGAAGAAGTTCCCCGGTACAGAGTTCTACTATCTGCCCACAGACATGGTGAGTCAGATTCTGAACTTCGGCTTGCCCGCACAACTCGACATTCAGTTGATAGGGCAAAATGCACCCGCAAACCATGTGCTAGCTGAACAAATGATGCAGGAAATCAGCAGTGTTTCCGGAACGACTGACCTTCGCATTCAGCAGCCGTTCAACCTGCCAAAGTGGACTGTCAACGTTGACCGCACACGCGCGCAGCAAGTGGGCTATAGCCAAAAGGACATTGCCGGAGACCTGTTAACCAGCTTAAGCGGCAGCTTCCAGACAGCACCTTCGTTCTATCTCAACCCGCAGAACCACGTAAGCTACAACATCGCAGTACAGACTCCGCAGTACTTTGTGCGGAACCTGCAGCAACTGCAAAACTTCCCCATCTCCACGAACGGATCGTCGACGGCGCCGCAAATTCTGGGCAACCTTGCCTCGATTGAACGCGGTGCGGAGCAAGGAACAATCAGCCATTACAACGCTCGCCCTGTCATTGATATTTATGGAGCGGTGGAGGGCACCGATCTTGCCAGCGCGTCGAGCAAGATTGAAAAGATCGTAACGAAATATCAAGTCAAGGCGCCGCGCGGCACGGAGATTTTCCTGCGTGGACAGGTGCAGACGATGCACTCATCCTTTATGGGACTTGGGTTGGGACTGCTCTTCTCGATCGTGCTGGTCTATGCATTGATCGTGGTCAACTTCCAAAGCTGGCTTGATCCGTTCATCATCATCGCTGCACTGCCGGGCGCACTTGCAGGTATCGTGTGGCTGCTCTTCCTCACAGGAACGCACATCAGCGTGCCTGCGCTAACGGGTTCGATCATGTGTATGGGCGTGGCAACGGCGAACTCGATTCTTGTCGTCAGCTTCGCCAAGGAACAGATGGAGATGGGACTGAGCGCGTTTGAGGCGGCACTGTCCGCAGGATTTACTCGCTTCCGTCCCGTACTGATGACAGCGCTTGCCATGATGATCGGCATGGTGCCGATGGCGCTGGGAATGGGCGATGGCGGCGAGCAGAACGCTCCGCTTGGTCGCGCAGTGATCGGTGGCCTGATGCTGGCGACGTTCGGAACGCTGACCTTTGTGCCCGCGTTCTTCTCCTTCATGCATCGCCATGATGCACCCATAACGCCAAGCCCGGAAGCAGTGGAAGGAAGTGCGACCGCATGA
- a CDS encoding efflux transporter outer membrane subunit has product MKHRTLLASTGLLTSLVMTGCKVGPNYKVPTMPAPPAYSDNGQNGAWPAAAPADHAERGAWWTVYNDEELNKLEEQCGKANQQIAAGLHAYEQAHDLVRVAHASLYPTLSIGASGTRSQLAYNEPLRPTAYPLHYWDFLVPASISWEPDFWGAVRRRIESASASAQQSAADLATTRLSLQGDLAITFFQVRGIDLQAQLLRSTLDNYTEGLKLTQARQKGGLASDSDVEEAKAQLEQTRAQLIDLGVQRAQYEHAIAVLIGAPATGFHLPEKPLAGTPPSVPTGIPSELLQRRPDIASAERQVAANNALIGVAKSAYYPSITLGATGELNSAHISDLLNQSSTAWAAGPSFNETIFDAGRRKAQVDYAIAQREQAVALYRQQVLSAFRDVEDQLAALRVLEDEAGVTTRAVDAAKRSTALATLRYKRGLTQYLEVLTDQTIQLTNERSAAALVSRRIVASVQLQMALGGNWSATQLPKN; this is encoded by the coding sequence TTGAAGCATAGGACTCTACTCGCAAGCACAGGGCTGCTGACGTCGCTGGTGATGACAGGCTGCAAGGTGGGACCGAATTACAAGGTTCCCACCATGCCCGCGCCGCCAGCATACTCAGACAACGGACAGAACGGTGCATGGCCCGCCGCTGCTCCTGCAGACCATGCAGAGCGCGGCGCGTGGTGGACGGTGTACAACGATGAAGAGCTGAACAAGCTCGAAGAGCAGTGCGGCAAAGCGAACCAGCAGATTGCAGCAGGGCTTCATGCTTATGAACAGGCGCATGACCTTGTCCGCGTAGCCCATGCCTCTCTCTATCCCACGCTCTCTATCGGAGCCTCCGGCACGCGAAGCCAGCTTGCGTACAACGAACCTTTGCGCCCTACCGCTTATCCATTGCACTACTGGGATTTCCTTGTTCCTGCGTCGATCTCGTGGGAGCCGGATTTCTGGGGAGCTGTCCGCCGACGCATTGAATCGGCCTCCGCAAGCGCGCAACAGTCTGCTGCAGACCTTGCGACCACACGTCTCAGCCTGCAGGGAGATCTTGCGATCACGTTCTTCCAAGTTCGCGGCATTGACCTTCAAGCGCAACTGCTCCGCTCTACGCTGGACAACTACACCGAGGGCTTAAAGCTGACGCAGGCACGACAAAAGGGCGGGCTGGCTTCTGACAGCGATGTCGAAGAAGCCAAGGCGCAGCTTGAGCAGACTCGTGCGCAACTGATTGATCTTGGCGTGCAGCGTGCTCAGTATGAACACGCTATCGCCGTTTTGATTGGAGCACCTGCCACGGGTTTCCATCTCCCCGAGAAGCCGCTCGCAGGCACACCGCCAAGCGTGCCTACGGGCATTCCTTCTGAACTCCTGCAACGTCGACCGGACATCGCTTCGGCTGAACGCCAGGTGGCGGCAAACAACGCTCTGATCGGCGTAGCGAAGTCGGCATACTACCCTTCCATCACACTGGGGGCGACAGGAGAGCTGAACAGCGCGCATATCAGCGACCTTCTCAACCAGAGCAGCACAGCCTGGGCTGCGGGACCGTCCTTCAACGAAACGATCTTCGATGCGGGACGGCGCAAAGCGCAGGTTGATTACGCGATCGCTCAGCGCGAGCAAGCTGTCGCTCTTTATCGGCAACAGGTGCTTTCTGCGTTCCGCGATGTCGAAGACCAACTCGCTGCTTTGCGTGTGCTGGAAGACGAAGCCGGCGTAACAACACGTGCTGTCGATGCAGCCAAACGGAGCACAGCTCTTGCCACTCTTCGTTACAAGCGCGGCCTAACGCAGTATCTCGAAGTGCTCACGGACCAAACGATCCAGTTGACGAATGAGAGATCGGCAGCCGCGCTGGTATCGCGTCGCATTGTCGCCAGCGTTCAACTCCAAATGGCGCTCGGTGGAAACTGGAGCGCGACGCAGCTTCCGAAGAACTAG
- a CDS encoding oligogalacturonate lyase family protein, whose product MKFSAWANVACLSIACVVSSATAQDFSGPVERRPPDKRPTAEEIAHPPKTWIDKDTGHRVTRLTDEPGSASFYFNVNAFTPDGHEMVYTTPNGVNVLDLRTLKTRVVLKERVHTLEVGHKTPRIFYVKEPEHAVYSTNVDTGETRKLGVIPPRGSLVTINADETLAAGTFDEQDRPNEQYGHNGPRGHSKADGASTTQTSPMDQPRNKGEMMERRLAARIPLVLYTLNLETGKVTELLHSTDWVNHLLFSPSDPKLLMYCHEGPWHKVDRIWTIHTDGTHNELMHKRTMVMEIAGHEFWGRRGDTVYYDLQTPRGEDFWLASLNLSTGQRNWYHMDRNEWSIHFNVNEQAGLFAGDGGDPRQVAHAPEGEWLYLFRPEKISSPGAINEKGFVQPYVFHAEKLVNMSKHNYTLEPNVMFTPDAKMIIFRSNMFGPTYVFGVEVDKSK is encoded by the coding sequence ATGAAATTTTCAGCCTGGGCGAATGTCGCCTGTCTTTCAATTGCATGTGTTGTATCAAGCGCCACCGCTCAGGACTTCTCTGGCCCTGTCGAACGCCGTCCGCCTGACAAGCGTCCAACGGCAGAGGAGATTGCTCATCCACCTAAGACCTGGATAGACAAAGATACCGGCCATCGTGTGACCCGGCTTACCGATGAACCCGGCTCCGCCAGCTTCTACTTCAACGTAAACGCCTTCACTCCCGACGGTCACGAGATGGTCTACACCACGCCGAACGGAGTGAACGTGCTGGATCTCCGTACGTTGAAGACACGCGTCGTACTAAAAGAGCGCGTGCACACGCTTGAAGTCGGACATAAAACGCCGCGCATCTTCTATGTGAAGGAGCCAGAGCATGCGGTCTACTCCACAAACGTTGATACGGGCGAAACTCGCAAGCTGGGCGTAATTCCTCCACGCGGCAGCCTGGTCACAATCAATGCGGATGAGACTTTGGCCGCTGGAACATTCGATGAGCAGGACAGGCCAAACGAGCAGTACGGGCACAATGGTCCGCGGGGCCACTCAAAGGCCGATGGCGCTTCAACCACGCAAACAAGCCCAATGGATCAGCCACGCAACAAGGGCGAGATGATGGAGCGGCGACTGGCCGCGCGCATCCCTCTTGTCCTCTACACGCTCAACCTTGAAACTGGCAAAGTCACAGAGCTTCTGCACTCGACGGACTGGGTGAACCACCTGCTCTTTTCTCCCAGCGACCCAAAGCTGCTGATGTACTGCCACGAAGGCCCATGGCACAAGGTCGATCGCATCTGGACGATCCACACCGATGGAACGCACAACGAACTGATGCATAAGCGAACCATGGTGATGGAGATTGCTGGCCACGAGTTCTGGGGGCGACGTGGCGATACCGTTTACTACGATCTGCAGACGCCAAGAGGGGAAGACTTCTGGTTAGCCTCGCTGAACCTCAGCACGGGGCAACGCAACTGGTATCACATGGACCGCAACGAGTGGTCGATCCACTTCAATGTGAATGAGCAGGCTGGCTTGTTTGCAGGTGACGGCGGCGACCCAAGGCAGGTAGCTCATGCTCCTGAGGGGGAGTGGCTCTATCTCTTCCGTCCGGAGAAGATCTCATCGCCGGGAGCCATCAACGAAAAGGGTTTCGTGCAGCCGTACGTTTTTCATGCAGAAAAACTGGTGAACATGAGCAAGCATAACTACACGCTTGAGCCCAACGTCATGTTCACGCCGGATGCGAAGATGATCATCTTCCGTTCCAACATGTTCGGCCCCACGTACGTGTTTGGCGTTGAGGTAGATAAGTCGAAGTAG
- a CDS encoding efflux RND transporter periplasmic adaptor subunit produces the protein MSLDGHKFNEVDPGADGPASNRSPVHGTEELKREAPNVSGFSLGILAFVVLVILAILAIIGILKRKHSASELSKYTAATSAPPVSVQTPVLQKSSNEIVIPGNMQAFTMAPIYARTTGYVKIWYHDIGSHVKKGELLAIIETPELDQQLMQAKADLATAQSNASLAKTTSSRYKDLVSQNAVSQQDTDNAASQLEARQTEVNSALANVHRLEELQGFERITAPFDGVITARNLDVGQLITANGATVSAGAGVTSGSKEIFDIAAVNTLRVYVNIPQVYSPDAKNGAVATLTLPQYPGRKFEGKLVRSSDAVDPTTRTLLAEVDVNNKNGELLPGSYTEVHLHTATLVPALIVPVSALILDPDGLKVGVVDAQNKAHLIKVTSGRDLGSTVEILNGLSADQKVISNPPDSLTDGEAVRVVNSNEAAGGKS, from the coding sequence ATGAGCCTAGACGGTCACAAATTCAATGAAGTAGATCCTGGCGCGGATGGTCCGGCGTCTAATCGATCCCCCGTTCACGGCACAGAAGAGTTGAAGCGCGAGGCACCAAACGTCTCAGGATTTTCGCTCGGCATTCTGGCGTTCGTGGTTCTTGTCATCCTTGCGATACTCGCGATCATCGGCATTCTGAAACGCAAGCATTCTGCCAGCGAACTATCGAAGTACACGGCCGCGACGTCTGCACCTCCAGTCTCGGTGCAGACACCTGTCTTGCAGAAGAGCTCGAACGAGATCGTGATTCCAGGCAACATGCAAGCGTTCACGATGGCCCCGATCTACGCTCGCACGACAGGCTACGTAAAGATCTGGTATCACGACATCGGATCGCATGTGAAGAAAGGCGAGTTGCTCGCGATCATCGAAACACCTGAACTCGACCAGCAGCTGATGCAGGCGAAGGCTGACCTTGCGACAGCGCAAAGCAACGCGTCTCTGGCGAAGACGACGTCGAGCCGCTACAAAGACCTTGTGTCTCAGAACGCGGTCTCACAGCAGGACACAGACAACGCAGCATCCCAGCTGGAGGCACGGCAGACAGAGGTGAACTCCGCGCTCGCGAATGTTCATCGTCTGGAAGAGTTGCAAGGCTTCGAGAGAATCACTGCGCCGTTCGATGGTGTTATCACAGCACGTAACCTCGATGTTGGGCAGCTGATTACGGCGAACGGTGCCACGGTATCAGCAGGTGCGGGTGTCACCTCGGGCAGCAAAGAGATCTTCGACATTGCCGCAGTCAACACCTTGCGCGTTTACGTAAACATTCCGCAGGTCTACTCTCCCGATGCAAAGAATGGTGCAGTCGCCACGCTGACGCTTCCTCAGTACCCGGGACGCAAGTTTGAAGGCAAGCTGGTTCGCTCTTCGGATGCCGTCGACCCAACGACGCGAACACTGCTTGCAGAAGTTGACGTGAATAACAAGAACGGTGAGTTGCTTCCGGGCAGCTACACCGAAGTGCATCTGCATACAGCAACGCTTGTGCCTGCACTAATTGTTCCGGTCAGCGCATTGATCCTTGACCCGGATGGGCTGAAGGTTGGGGTGGTGGATGCGCAGAACAAAGCGCATCTGATCAAGGTGACCTCGGGCCGCGACCTTGGCTCTACCGTTGAGATCCTCAATGGCCTTTCAGCGGATCAGAAGGTCATCAGCAACCCGCCCGACTCTCTCACGGACGGCGAGGCCGTTCGCGTGGTCAATTCGAATGAGGCTGCGGGAGGCAAGTCTTGA